From Halosolutus amylolyticus, a single genomic window includes:
- a CDS encoding DUF5059 domain-containing protein gives MPTRRTVLAVATAMAGAGIAGCTDEQSTNSDDDDPEAGDENGNGGAELGVAAEWNAIRARVHDALALGIADEFSTGAAIVGDMLARFEGATGEWGAHEQLEATDHEAYEEFEEALEELRLEGLETASLDRTRTETGIADEQLRTAQRERLAHRNAIALEMGLFAARIADVAALARANRFDAAETVAGEADERWEDSIAHDELSAADADLYVAFEGELPGLASAAADEDVDAVVDGAEAAIDAAIDAAYVLAEDESAADAAALATFQAQGWDAAALASLSDVDPDGAAAVARDALQRFEGARVHDAVEDADHATYEAFESELEAYAEALEADDGVDEAAADFAAAALRAQFAVAGALEEAPGDDHGGGHDHDHDDLAGGPNVVDGVPEDVDHVVEMHAASFEPDELTIEAGETVAFEHVEGEPHTVTAYEDAIPDDAPYWASGGFDDEDAAREGWDDGRGAVVSGQSYVRTFEVAGTHEFCCIPHEAAGHVGRIDVE, from the coding sequence ATGCCAACGAGACGAACCGTCCTGGCGGTCGCCACGGCGATGGCGGGAGCGGGTATTGCGGGCTGCACCGACGAACAGAGTACGAATTCGGACGATGACGATCCGGAAGCCGGTGACGAGAACGGAAACGGCGGCGCCGAACTCGGCGTCGCGGCCGAGTGGAACGCCATCCGTGCACGCGTCCACGACGCGCTCGCGCTCGGAATCGCCGACGAGTTCTCGACCGGGGCGGCGATCGTCGGCGACATGCTGGCCCGGTTCGAGGGCGCGACCGGCGAGTGGGGTGCCCACGAGCAACTCGAAGCGACCGACCACGAAGCCTACGAGGAATTCGAGGAGGCGCTCGAAGAACTTCGTCTGGAGGGGCTCGAAACGGCGTCGCTCGACCGGACGCGCACGGAAACCGGGATCGCCGACGAACAACTCCGGACCGCCCAGCGCGAGCGACTCGCACACCGGAACGCGATCGCGCTCGAGATGGGGCTGTTCGCGGCCCGGATCGCCGACGTCGCGGCGCTCGCGCGTGCGAACCGGTTCGACGCGGCCGAGACAGTCGCCGGAGAGGCCGACGAGCGGTGGGAGGACTCGATCGCGCACGACGAACTCAGCGCCGCCGACGCGGACCTGTACGTGGCCTTCGAGGGAGAACTGCCGGGACTGGCGTCGGCCGCGGCCGACGAGGACGTCGATGCAGTCGTGGACGGTGCCGAGGCCGCGATCGATGCGGCGATCGACGCGGCGTACGTCCTCGCGGAGGACGAGTCGGCCGCCGACGCGGCCGCACTTGCGACGTTCCAGGCCCAGGGGTGGGACGCGGCGGCCCTGGCGTCGCTCTCGGACGTCGATCCGGACGGGGCCGCGGCCGTCGCGCGAGACGCGCTCCAGCGGTTCGAGGGGGCTCGCGTCCACGACGCGGTCGAGGACGCCGACCACGCCACCTACGAGGCCTTCGAGAGCGAACTCGAGGCGTACGCCGAGGCTCTCGAAGCCGACGACGGCGTCGACGAGGCGGCCGCCGATTTCGCGGCGGCGGCGCTCCGGGCGCAGTTCGCCGTCGCGGGCGCGCTCGAGGAGGCTCCGGGCGACGACCACGGCGGCGGACACGATCACGACCACGACGACCTCGCGGGTGGGCCGAACGTCGTCGACGGCGTTCCCGAGGACGTCGATCACGTCGTCGAGATGCACGCTGCGAGCTTCGAACCGGACGAGTTGACGATCGAGGCCGGCGAGACCGTCGCGTTCGAACACGTCGAGGGCGAACCCCACACGGTCACCGCCTACGAGGACGCCATCCCCGACGACGCTCCGTACTGGGCGTCGGGCGGGTTCGACGACGAGGATGCGGCCCGTGAGGGGTGGGACGACGGCCGCGGCGCCGTCGTCTCGGGGCAGTCGTACGTACGAACGTTCGAAGTAGCGGGGACCCACGAGTTCTGCTGTATCCCCCACGAGGCCGCCGGTCACGTCGGGCGCATCGACGTGGAGTGA
- a CDS encoding NAD-dependent epimerase/dehydratase family protein, translating into MKLVVTGATGGAGSWIVDHVASEGHDVVGVDLERPPGERENVTFLAADLTDQGQAWEAILSQDPDAVVHLAGIPRMGETTGTETFLTNVESAYHVFEAAGRTGADVVWTSSESLYGMPFAAEPFLPDYLPIDEAHPQRPEDGYGASKLVGEELAAKTVRKHGISIASIRPSWIQYPGEYQAREVAAAFDPETADRSGNFWSYVDVRDVVSIVDAVLHADIDGHEAYHAMAADNYLGRPTADAIETVFGALPEQCDLGGEESAFSTAKARTELGWEPDHTWREAEDETVEGPAFLDG; encoded by the coding sequence ATGAAACTCGTCGTCACCGGCGCGACCGGCGGAGCGGGCAGTTGGATCGTCGATCACGTCGCGAGCGAGGGCCACGACGTCGTCGGCGTCGACCTCGAGCGCCCCCCGGGCGAGCGCGAGAACGTCACCTTTCTCGCGGCCGACCTCACCGACCAGGGGCAGGCCTGGGAAGCGATCCTCTCCCAGGATCCGGACGCGGTGGTCCACCTCGCGGGGATTCCGCGGATGGGCGAGACGACCGGTACCGAGACGTTCCTGACCAACGTCGAGAGCGCCTACCACGTCTTCGAGGCCGCGGGTCGGACCGGCGCGGACGTGGTCTGGACCTCGAGCGAGAGCCTCTACGGGATGCCTTTCGCCGCGGAGCCGTTCCTCCCGGACTACCTCCCGATCGACGAGGCCCATCCGCAACGTCCGGAAGACGGCTACGGCGCGTCGAAACTCGTCGGCGAGGAACTCGCCGCGAAGACGGTCCGCAAGCACGGCATCTCGATCGCCTCGATCCGGCCGTCGTGGATCCAGTACCCCGGCGAGTACCAGGCCCGCGAGGTCGCCGCGGCGTTCGATCCCGAGACGGCCGATCGGAGCGGCAACTTCTGGTCGTACGTCGACGTCCGCGACGTGGTCTCGATCGTCGACGCCGTCCTCCACGCCGACATCGACGGCCACGAGGCGTACCACGCGATGGCCGCGGACAACTACCTCGGCCGGCCGACCGCGGACGCGATCGAGACCGTCTTCGGTGCGCTCCCGGAACAGTGTGACCTCGGGGGCGAGGAATCGGCGTTCTCCACGGCGAAAGCCCGAACGGAACTGGGCTGGGAGCCCGATCACACCTGGCGTGAGGCCGAGGACGAGACCGTCGAGGGGCCGGCGTTTCTGGACGGGTAG
- a CDS encoding DUF7001 family protein: MVDSVICYRAPTTVVDVDTIADWLAERVDATVTVRDRFLEEHRADDLPERFAEARVRSPYDRETGNTMLGTTRYEERALDDPDREGGVLYDGIQVQRALNTVLPGDERDLETLHVPVLDRAIGTWGDHDGRWHKRVNVLGQPALVSVPGLYEAPAKPEEYYKEKQRHSLLSGDTPPREVLENRVEGEFLIEDDPRSTDALKGYVLQAVHYLETGESFCDREGCRLFNAHYHGDLIEAQLREPAFCDEHARLYGTD, from the coding sequence ATGGTCGACAGCGTCATCTGCTATCGCGCCCCGACGACCGTCGTCGACGTCGATACGATCGCGGACTGGCTCGCGGAACGCGTCGACGCGACGGTGACGGTCCGCGATCGGTTCCTCGAGGAGCACCGCGCCGACGACCTGCCGGAACGGTTCGCCGAGGCGCGGGTGCGATCGCCGTACGATCGCGAGACGGGGAACACGATGCTGGGGACGACCCGCTACGAGGAACGTGCGCTCGACGATCCCGATCGAGAGGGCGGCGTCCTCTACGACGGGATCCAGGTCCAGCGGGCGCTCAACACCGTCTTGCCCGGCGACGAACGCGACCTGGAGACGCTACACGTGCCGGTCCTCGATCGGGCGATCGGGACGTGGGGCGACCACGACGGCCGCTGGCACAAGCGGGTGAACGTCCTCGGCCAGCCCGCGCTCGTCTCGGTACCGGGTCTCTACGAGGCCCCGGCGAAGCCCGAGGAATACTACAAGGAGAAGCAACGGCACTCGCTGCTCTCCGGCGACACGCCGCCGCGCGAGGTGCTCGAGAACCGCGTCGAGGGCGAGTTCCTGATCGAGGACGACCCTCGATCGACCGACGCGCTGAAAGGATACGTCCTGCAGGCCGTCCACTACCTCGAGACCGGGGAATCGTTCTGCGATCGAGAGGGGTGTCGACTCTTCAACGCCCATTACCACGGGGACCTGATCGAGGCACAGCTTCGCGAGCCAGCGTTCTGCGACGAGCACGCGCGGCTTTACGGGACGGACTGA